Proteins encoded together in one Lathyrus oleraceus cultivar Zhongwan6 chromosome 5, CAAS_Psat_ZW6_1.0, whole genome shotgun sequence window:
- the LOC127081793 gene encoding zinc finger protein ZAT1-like — translation MENMNKSRVCLVCNKSFFNGKALGGHMRSHSSGLSIPPKPSTNIQVSQYSSETTRDPIKSISASSSSTRNPKNVHIHNLRSQKRNFYYTLPKFGKYNQFKFYSKHPTRKRSKCNRRKKFVSREKYENTKFNVAEEKEKNVDEEKEEKSLINVAEEKDDNTQLKLVYNDFDIEAAETLVVICVKEWQQIEKRNYEEKKKNYEN, via the coding sequence ATGGAGAATATGAATAAGAGTAGAGTGTGTCTCGTTTGTAACAAATCATTTTTTAATGGGAAAGCTTTAGGAGGCCACATGAGATCTCACTCATCTGGGTTATCAATCCCTCCAAAACCTTCAACCAACATCCAAGTGTCGCAGTACTCATCCGAGACAACAAGAGATCCAATTAAATCGATCTCTGCATCTTCTTCATCAACTCGCAATCCTAAAAACGTTCATATACACAATCTTCGATCTCAGAAAAGAAACTTCTATTATACTCTACCAAAATTTGGTAAGTATAATCAATTTAAGTTTTATTCAAAACACCCAACTCGAAAAAGATCAAAGTGCAATCGTAGAAAAAAATTTGTGTCTAGAGAAAAATATGAGAATACAAAATTTAATGTGGCtgaagaaaaagaaaagaatgtGGATGAAGAAAAAGAAGAGAAATCACTAATTAATGTTGCGGAAGAAAAAGATGATAATACACAGCTTAAATTAGTGTATAATGATTTTGATATAGAAGCCGCAGAAACATTAGTTGTTATTTGTGTGAAAGAATGGCAACAAATTGAGAAGAGAAACTatgaagagaagaaaaaaaattatgaaaattaa